From the Lolium rigidum isolate FL_2022 chromosome 2, APGP_CSIRO_Lrig_0.1, whole genome shotgun sequence genome, one window contains:
- the LOC124686321 gene encoding glutathione S-transferase T3-like: MPIAWCPPSGSDDGQGAAIVSNERLLNQGNSYTVWDDRQACKPAEEQQSPAERATPSARANGKRTKNFSDKEDDMLVLAWLNVSEQGRSPFWQRIHSYFHQNRNFESDRNQNSLQHRWSTMQEHVQKFSRCYDQIESTSGMTEKDKIIQALEAYKSKEKKGFGFLHCWNTLHLHQKWTNRSSQKKHKTTSNSSPDTSALGTNSSRHDDELEALTLQDEPSGSEDGRDGGHELRAQALEHVFQEQHLDHDSHIQGASVSCNGSLLNQGNNNTFWDERQLCSPGEEQQSPVEQSILSVRTNGRRTKNFSDKEDDMLVLAWLNISLDAAQENEQTRSTYWQRMHYYFHENRNFESDRSQSSLSNRWCTIQEHVEKFCRCYDRILCRIGMTEKDKIDQALEAFKSEEKKAFGFMHCWNTLHLHQKWTNRLSQKNQKTTSHSSLGTSTLGTNSGQLDEAEAPIPENEPSRRAIGTMVEKEPLQRGKSSGLPSDGIYMEVVDNPWSKKRDAEAVQELKKDERFEQACTLDEERIANEKAMIGHKMKKLEVKERELEFKRRKLEVRERELEFKRRLEDERIMNVNISAMAGPLQQYYMSLQNEIIARRCNSPG, from the exons ATGCCCATCGCCTGGTGTCCGCCCTCGGGCTCCGACGACGGCCAG GGTGCCGCGATTGTTAGTAATGAGAGACTGCTGAATCAGGGAAACAGTTACACCGTTTGGGATGACCGTCAAGCTTGTAAACCAGCTGAGGAGCAGCAGTCGCCGGCTGAGCGAGCTACTCCGTCTGCGAGAGCAAACGGCAAGAGGACGAAAAATTTCAGCGATAAGGAAGATGATATGTTGGTGCTGGCATGGCTAAATGTCAGCGAACAGGGTCGCTCTCCCTTTTGGCAGAGAATACATTCTTACTTCCACCAGAACAGGAACTTTGAGTCAGATCGTAATCAAAATTCCCTCCAGCACCGGTGGTCTACCATGCAAGAACATGTTCAGAAATTCTCTAGGTGTTATGACCAGATTGAGTCTACAAGCGGGATGACAGAGAAAGATAAG ATTATTCAGGCATTGGAAGCTTACAAATCAAAAGAGAAGAAAGGCTTCGGTTTCTTGCATTGTTGGAATACCTTACACCTCCATCAAAAATGGACTAATAGGTCATCTCAGAAAAAACACAAGACAACCTCCAATTCAAGTCCGGATACATCTGCTCTTGGAACCAACTCAAGTCGGCATGATGATGAACTAGAGGCTCTTACTTTACAAGATGAGCCCTCAGGCTCCGAAGACGGAAGAGACGGTGGCCACGAGCTCCGCGCCCAGGCCCTCGAGCATGTATTCCAGGAGCAGCATCTCGACCATGACTCCCATATCCAG GGTgcctcagtgagttgtaatggcaGCTTGTTGAATCAGGGAAACAATAACACATTTTGGGATGAACGCCAACTTTGTAGCCCAGGTGAGGAGCAACAGTCACCAGTTGAGCAATCTATTCTGTCTGTGAGAACAAACGGCAGAAGAACGAAAAATTTCAGCGATAAGGAAGATGATATGTTGGTGTTGGCATGGCTAAATATCAGTTTGGATGCAGCACAAGAGAATGAACAAACTCGTTCTACTTATTGGCAGAGAATGCATTATTACTTCCACGAGAACAGGAACTTTGAGTCAGATCGTAGTCAAAGTTCCCTCTCGAACCGTTGGtgtaccattcaagaacatgttgaGAAGTTCTGTAGATGTTATGACCGTATTTTGTGTAGAATTGGGATGACAGAGAAAGATAAG ATTGATCAGGCATTGGAAGCGTTCAAGTCAGAAGAGAAAAAAGCGTTTGGTTTCATGCATTGTTGGAATACCTTACACCTCCATCAAAAGTGGACCAACAGGTTATCTCAGAAAAATCAGAAGACAACCTCGCATTCAAGTCTGGGTACGTCTACTCTTGGTACCAACTCAGGTCAGCTTGATGAAGCGGAGGCTCCTATTCCAGAAAACGAGCCCTCGAGAAGAGCAATTGGTACCATGGTGGAGAAAGAACCGTTACAGCGAGGTAAAAGTTCTGGCTTGCCAAGTGATGGTATTTACATGGAAGTGGTAGATAATCCGTGGTCAAAAAAGAGAGATGCGGAGGCTGTGCAAGAGCTCAAGAAAGACGAGCGCTTTGAACAAGCATGCACACTAGACGAAGAGAGGATTGCAAATGAAAAAGCCATGATAGGGCACAAGATGAAAAAGCTTGAAGTAAAAGAAAGAGAGTTAGAATTCAAGAGAAGAAAGCTTGAAGTAAGGGAAAGAGAgttagaatttaagagaaggttggAGGATGAAAGAATCATGAATGTGAACATAAGTGCTATGGCTGGGCCACTACAACAATACTACATGAGCTTGCAGAATGAGATTATCGCTCGACGGTGCAATAGCCCGGGTTGA